The Hypnocyclicus thermotrophus genome contains a region encoding:
- a CDS encoding ComEC/Rec2 family competence protein gives MYIIEKLTIISIIFSMIYIVFNLKVGAIITLLFLLYIFIKKDYIYLIILILFYQSYINSDVLEKDKIYNLKIRKIGEKIEVLKINKKLSKEEYNIKTYDEINNGVFYTISKIEKKYKNIVYLDNYEIKESNLNKYRYFLYKNIEKLDLEYNTENFVKAIILGEKTSLDNSIKNKFNNIGASHILVISGFHIGLIILLLLKIAEFLKFSYRQKYFFTFILLSIYVFLVMFTPSVFRAYIMGSFILFSNIFYEKNEIRKSYCFSMILNLINNPFILRNISFQMSYIALFAIIYSYNYYNKFIGNKYFKLILLSIIIQIYLMPIFLYYFKSIYIFSFIANVVILSYAIFIIPAIFILYFINILSFNFFGILIRYIIERMYHSLYGIVTLFSKIPLMKIDIKYASTIFLMIFTYFLIFFIEYEVRKIIKSNLTKNI, from the coding sequence ATGTATATAATTGAAAAATTAACTATAATTTCTATAATTTTTTCGATGATATATATAGTTTTTAATCTAAAAGTAGGGGCTATAATAACTCTACTTTTTTTGTTGTATATTTTTATAAAAAAGGATTATATTTATTTGATTATACTAATTCTTTTTTATCAAAGTTATATAAATAGTGATGTTTTAGAAAAAGATAAAATATATAATCTGAAAATAAGAAAAATAGGTGAAAAAATAGAAGTATTAAAAATAAATAAAAAACTTTCAAAAGAAGAATATAATATAAAAACTTATGACGAGATTAATAATGGAGTATTTTATACCATTTCAAAAATAGAGAAAAAATATAAAAATATAGTATATCTTGATAATTATGAAATAAAAGAAAGTAATTTAAATAAATATAGATATTTTTTATATAAAAATATTGAAAAACTTGATTTGGAATATAATACAGAAAATTTTGTAAAAGCTATAATTTTAGGTGAAAAAACATCTCTTGATAATAGTATAAAAAATAAGTTTAATAATATAGGTGCTTCTCATATTTTGGTTATATCAGGATTTCACATAGGACTTATTATTTTACTATTATTAAAAATAGCAGAATTTTTAAAATTTTCTTATAGACAAAAATATTTCTTTACTTTTATATTATTGAGTATATATGTATTTTTAGTTATGTTTACACCATCAGTATTTAGAGCATATATAATGGGAAGCTTTATTTTGTTTTCAAATATTTTTTATGAAAAAAATGAAATACGCAAATCATATTGTTTTTCCATGATATTAAACCTTATAAATAATCCATTTATTCTAAGAAATATATCTTTTCAAATGTCATATATAGCACTTTTTGCAATAATTTATTCATATAATTATTATAATAAATTTATTGGAAATAAATATTTTAAACTAATATTACTAAGTATAATAATTCAAATATATTTAATGCCAATATTTCTATATTATTTTAAAAGTATATATATTTTTTCATTTATTGCAAATGTAGTTATTTTATCTTATGCAATATTTATTATACCAGCGATATTTATACTATACTTTATAAATATACTTAGTTTTAATTTCTTTGGAATATTAATAAGATATATAATAGAGAGAATGTATCACTCATTATATGGGATAGTAACATTGTTTTCTAAAATACCATTAATGAAAATAGATATAAAATATGCCAGTACAATATTTTTAATGATATTTACTTATTTCTTAATATTTTTTATTGAATATGAAGTAAGAAAAATAATAAAAAGTAACTTGACAAAAAATATATAA
- a CDS encoding winged helix-turn-helix transcriptional regulator — MKRIVDESDILEIIEKEPIISQRKLSEKSGISLGAVNLLIKKCVKKGFIKIENLNSRTVKYILTPQGIKEKTRKTLKYIKNSYNLIIELNNKIIKLSNKHISENKTIVLLGKNDEIMEIIETTFKLNNISYDKINNIKDIEYFKNIIVYFWNTELEEKLKEKNIEYINIINDKV; from the coding sequence ATGAAACGAATAGTAGATGAAAGTGATATATTAGAAATAATAGAAAAAGAGCCAATAATAAGTCAAAGAAAATTATCTGAAAAAAGTGGTATATCACTAGGAGCAGTGAATTTGTTAATAAAAAAATGTGTAAAAAAAGGATTTATAAAAATAGAAAACCTTAATTCACGTACAGTAAAATATATACTGACTCCGCAAGGAATAAAAGAAAAAACTAGAAAAACATTAAAATATATAAAGAATTCATATAATTTGATAATAGAATTAAATAATAAAATAATAAAATTAAGTAATAAACATATATCAGAAAATAAAACTATTGTCTTATTAGGAAAAAATGATGAAATAATGGAAATAATAGAAACTACATTTAAACTAAATAATATATCATATGATAAAATAAATAATATAAAAGATATAGAATATTTTAAGAATATTATTGTATATTTTTGGAATACAGAATTAGAAGAAAAATTAAAAGAAAAAAATATAGAATACATTAATATAATAAATGATAAAGTCTAA
- the gmd gene encoding GDP-mannose 4,6-dehydratase, producing the protein MSKVALITGITGQDGSFLAELLLEKGYEVHGIIRRSSSFNTGRIEHLYIDELIKDMHIKRKINLHYGDMTDSSNLIRLIQQIQPDEIYNLAAQSHVKVSFDMPEYTADTDGIGTLRLLEAVRLLGMEKKTRIYQASTSELYGKVQEVPQKETTPFYPRSPYGVAKLYGFWITKNYRESYDMFCVNGILFNHESERRGETFVTRKITLAAARIAQGKQEKLYLGNLDAKRDWGYAKDYVECMWLMLQHNKAEDFVIATGEMHTVREFATLAFKEAGIELEWQGTGIDEKGIDKKTGQVLIEVEPRYFRPAEVEQLLGDPTKAKTLLGWNPRKTSFKELVKIMVKHDMKFVAKEDRIKKAFD; encoded by the coding sequence ATGTCAAAGGTAGCCTTAATTACAGGAATAACAGGTCAAGATGGTTCGTTTCTTGCGGAATTATTATTAGAGAAAGGGTATGAAGTACATGGAATAATTAGAAGAAGTTCTAGTTTTAACACAGGAAGAATAGAACACTTGTATATAGATGAATTAATAAAAGATATGCATATAAAAAGAAAAATAAATCTTCATTATGGAGATATGACTGATTCTAGTAATTTAATAAGACTTATCCAACAAATTCAACCTGATGAGATATATAATTTAGCAGCACAATCACATGTAAAAGTATCATTTGATATGCCAGAATATACAGCTGATACAGATGGAATAGGTACTCTTCGATTATTAGAAGCAGTTCGATTATTGGGTATGGAGAAAAAAACAAGAATATATCAAGCATCGACATCTGAATTATATGGAAAAGTACAAGAAGTACCACAAAAAGAAACTACACCATTTTATCCTAGAAGTCCTTATGGGGTAGCAAAACTTTATGGATTTTGGATAACTAAAAATTATAGAGAATCATATGATATGTTTTGTGTAAATGGTATACTTTTTAACCATGAATCAGAAAGAAGAGGAGAAACATTTGTAACAAGAAAAATAACTCTTGCAGCAGCTAGAATAGCACAAGGAAAACAAGAAAAATTATACTTAGGAAATCTTGATGCAAAAAGAGATTGGGGATATGCAAAAGATTATGTAGAGTGTATGTGGCTTATGTTACAACATAATAAAGCAGAAGATTTTGTTATAGCTACAGGGGAGATGCATACAGTTAGAGAATTTGCTACTTTAGCATTTAAAGAAGCTGGAATAGAGCTAGAATGGCAAGGGACAGGGATAGATGAAAAAGGAATAGATAAGAAAACAGGGCAAGTATTGATAGAGGTAGAACCCAGATATTTTAGACCTGCAGAAGTAGAACAATTATTGGGAGATCCTACAAAAGCTAAAACATTACTTGGTTGGAATCCAAGAAAAACTAGTTTTAAAGAATTAGTTAAAATAATGGTAAAGCATGATATGAAATTTGTAGCAAAAGAGGATAGAATAAAGAAAGCTTTTGATTAA
- the fcl gene encoding GDP-L-fucose synthase — translation MEKESKIYIAGHRGMVGSAIIRRLNELGYNNLVYRTSKELDLRRQSDVEKFFEEEKPEYVFLAAAKVGGIHANNTYPAEFIYDNLMIETNIIHSAYKAGIKKLLFLGSSCIYPKFANQPIKEEELLSGYLEPTNEAYAISKITGIELCKFYRRQYGVDFISAMPTNLYGINDNFDLETSHVMPALIRKFHEAKVNGDKEVVMWGTGKPRREFLYVDDLADALIHLMNNYSDEIHVNMGTGEDIEIRELAEIIKKVVGYEGKIVNDTSKPDGTPRKLLDVERLHATGWKHKVELEEGIKKVYEWYLREYE, via the coding sequence ATGGAAAAAGAATCAAAGATTTATATAGCAGGTCATAGAGGAATGGTTGGTTCTGCTATTATTAGAAGACTTAATGAATTAGGATATAATAATCTTGTATATAGAACATCAAAAGAGCTTGATTTAAGAAGACAATCTGATGTAGAAAAATTTTTTGAAGAAGAAAAACCAGAATATGTATTTTTGGCAGCAGCAAAAGTAGGAGGAATACATGCTAATAATACATATCCAGCAGAATTTATATATGATAACCTTATGATAGAAACAAATATAATACATAGTGCATATAAAGCAGGAATAAAAAAATTATTGTTTTTAGGTAGTTCTTGTATATATCCAAAATTCGCAAATCAACCAATAAAAGAAGAAGAATTGTTAAGTGGATATTTAGAGCCTACAAATGAAGCTTATGCTATATCTAAAATAACAGGTATAGAACTATGTAAATTTTATAGAAGACAGTATGGCGTAGATTTTATATCTGCAATGCCAACAAATCTATATGGTATAAATGATAATTTTGACCTTGAAACAAGCCATGTAATGCCAGCTTTGATTAGAAAATTTCATGAAGCAAAAGTAAATGGAGATAAAGAAGTGGTAATGTGGGGAACAGGTAAGCCTAGAAGAGAATTTTTGTATGTAGATGATTTGGCAGATGCATTAATACACCTTATGAATAATTATAGTGATGAAATACATGTAAATATGGGAACAGGTGAAGATATAGAAATAAGGGAATTAGCTGAAATCATAAAAAAAGTAGTAGGTTATGAAGGGAAAATAGTAAATGATACAAGTAAACCTGATGGAACACCAAGAAAATTACTTGATGTAGAGAGGTTACATGCAACTGGATGGAAACATAAAGTTGAGCTAGAAGAAGGAATAAAAAAAGTTTATGAATGGTATTTGAGGGAATATGAGTAG
- a CDS encoding lipopolysaccharide biosynthesis protein has product MSRGLNKKIKNSVFFALIEQGISVIFGFLSTYLIIKYIDRKIYGIYNYVLSFMVLINFINIVPANYMFKLKNNLKDEEELNVYITSFFVFEIIKGIFIFILNVILGIVLYLKFLNGIYLFIAIMSNGVLFFINQMIAVSRMVLNINFLQKKITKYRIKSTILKLLLLLLLLVFPKLEIVILANLFSQLFFGIMLYKILVTDIKFHFSKLDNKIIYKKNKQSIRNYTLTTHLLGVVSNIIYRIDPLILSGFVTMTTLGRYSVALNLGNYFMIIFQVLQNNASIALANISDEVEENTVISKFLTLSVVLSIIQYALFILFGKIFLSFFIEVKEITEIYNYMKYILLGLSIYNSMIVLGSYIALRNDPKILLLNVAIPTGIFSIIIYFGGAVIGGAVGVAVGNIIAYIFFSTLLIREVRKTNFKFILFNKYRR; this is encoded by the coding sequence ATGAGTAGAGGTCTAAATAAAAAAATAAAAAACTCGGTATTTTTTGCTTTAATAGAACAAGGTATATCTGTTATATTTGGATTTTTAAGTACTTATTTAATTATAAAATATATAGATAGAAAAATATATGGAATTTATAATTATGTATTGAGTTTTATGGTGCTTATAAATTTTATAAATATAGTTCCAGCTAATTATATGTTTAAATTGAAGAATAATTTAAAAGATGAAGAAGAATTGAATGTATATATAACTTCATTTTTTGTCTTTGAAATTATAAAAGGAATATTTATATTTATTTTGAATGTTATACTTGGAATTGTTTTATATTTAAAATTTTTGAATGGAATTTATTTGTTTATTGCGATAATGAGTAATGGGGTTCTTTTTTTTATAAACCAAATGATTGCTGTTAGTCGTATGGTTTTGAATATAAATTTTTTGCAGAAAAAGATTACAAAATACAGAATAAAATCTACTATATTAAAATTGTTATTACTTTTGTTATTGTTAGTTTTTCCAAAATTAGAGATTGTAATATTAGCTAATTTGTTTTCTCAATTGTTTTTCGGTATAATGTTATATAAAATTTTAGTGACAGATATTAAATTTCATTTTTCAAAATTAGATAATAAAATAATTTATAAAAAGAATAAACAATCTATAAGAAATTATACGTTAACAACTCATTTGTTGGGGGTAGTTTCGAATATCATATACAGAATAGATCCGTTGATTTTGAGTGGATTTGTTACAATGACTACATTGGGTAGGTATAGTGTTGCTTTGAATTTAGGGAATTATTTTATGATAATATTTCAAGTGTTACAAAATAATGCATCTATAGCACTTGCTAATATAAGTGATGAGGTGGAAGAAAATACTGTTATTTCTAAATTTTTAACATTGAGTGTTGTTTTATCAATTATTCAATATGCTTTATTTATTTTGTTTGGTAAAATATTTTTGAGTTTTTTTATTGAAGTGAAGGAAATAACTGAAATTTATAATTATATGAAATATATTTTACTAGGTTTATCAATTTATAATTCAATGATAGTTTTAGGGAGTTATATAGCACTAAGAAATGATCCGAAGATTCTTTTATTAAATGTGGCAATTCCCACAGGAATTTTTTCAATAATAATTTATTTTGGGGGAGCGGTTATTGGTGGTGCAGTTGGAGTAGCTGTTGGAAATATCATTGCTTATATATTTTTTTCAACACTATTAATTAGGGAAGTAAGAAAAACTAATTTCAAATTTATTTTGTTTAATAAATACAGGAGGTAA
- a CDS encoding glycosyltransferase, with product MLISAIVMVKNEEEYIGYSIMSMYKYVDEILVVDGGSTDGTVEIINEIIAKYDLDKKIVFWEDLRPKKELIHVRTDMVKKCKGEWILRLEGDEVYSDFNAKQVRNFVKKKLRNSNVKSIGWPYHFFVDNLKTKVPVGEPHTFATIMIKNEEGIHAEHHYRDGKSETFYDEGWFDKDRKEVSIWHPYDNRILVSRNIAIHHYAFFKSTTRHNEYAEKCLKESFEKSHPQVFKRYDFKPLMKSERSREIIREIESNVENEKDGLSIKEILRNNILDLKDNLKRRLKYYKGEKI from the coding sequence ATGTTAATTTCAGCAATAGTAATGGTAAAAAATGAAGAAGAGTATATTGGATATAGTATAATGTCAATGTATAAGTATGTAGATGAAATACTTGTAGTGGATGGTGGAAGTACAGATGGAACAGTAGAGATTATTAATGAAATCATAGCTAAATACGATCTGGATAAAAAGATTGTATTTTGGGAGGATTTAAGACCCAAAAAAGAGTTGATTCATGTAAGAACTGATATGGTAAAAAAATGTAAAGGGGAGTGGATATTAAGATTAGAAGGGGATGAAGTTTATTCTGATTTTAATGCAAAACAGGTTAGAAATTTTGTTAAAAAAAAGTTAAGAAATTCTAATGTGAAGTCAATTGGGTGGCCTTATCATTTTTTTGTTGATAATTTAAAAACAAAAGTACCAGTTGGAGAACCGCATACATTTGCAACGATAATGATAAAAAATGAAGAAGGCATTCATGCGGAACATCATTATAGAGATGGGAAGAGTGAAACGTTTTATGACGAGGGATGGTTTGATAAAGATAGGAAAGAGGTGTCTATATGGCATCCATATGACAATAGAATTCTTGTTTCTAGGAATATAGCAATACATCATTATGCATTTTTTAAAAGCACAACTAGGCATAACGAGTATGCAGAAAAATGTTTAAAAGAAAGCTTTGAAAAAAGTCATCCACAAGTATTTAAAAGATATGATTTTAAACCTTTAATGAAAAGTGAAAGATCAAGAGAGATAATAAGAGAGATAGAATCAAATGTTGAAAATGAGAAAGATGGTTTATCAATAAAAGAAATTTTAAGAAATAATATTTTGGATTTAAAAGATAATTTGAAGCGTAGGTTGAAATATTACAAAGGTGAAAAGATATGA
- a CDS encoding acyltransferase: MHLICADKAEIKIGDNVRFANGFQHIGCSNGIRIGNNVLVAAFVHINDGNHKYVDIDIPIINQGSYSKGKIKIGNNVWIGHSAHILGGVEIGDNVVIGAGAVVTRNIPPFSVAVGNPARVIKKYDKGIKKWIRV, from the coding sequence ATGCATTTAATATGTGCAGATAAAGCAGAAATAAAAATCGGTGATAATGTTAGATTTGCAAATGGATTTCAACATATTGGATGCTCTAACGGAATAAGAATAGGCAATAATGTGTTAGTAGCAGCTTTTGTACATATTAATGATGGAAATCATAAATATGTTGATATAGATATACCTATAATAAATCAAGGAAGTTATAGTAAAGGAAAAATAAAGATAGGGAACAATGTTTGGATAGGCCATAGTGCTCATATATTAGGTGGAGTAGAAATAGGTGATAATGTGGTTATTGGGGCTGGAGCAGTTGTTACTAGAAATATACCACCATTCAGTGTGGCCGTTGGAAATCCTGCAAGAGTAATAAAAAAATATGATAAAGGTATAAAAAAATGGATAAGAGTATAA
- a CDS encoding protoporphyrinogen/coproporphyrinogen oxidase, with the protein MRIAILGGGLSGISLYDILNRKYGIVSDIYEKNDKFGGLCRTEIIDGYVYDLSGGHVFNSKYKEVKEYIFELLDKSNWQYSERKSKIKFGSQIIDYPFEFSLSKVDKEIAADCIESLFKRNNEIKINSFKDALVKNFGEKIYEYYLGPYNEKIWKFSPADMDFDWIEGKLPFPNAREILIKTLNKDTKEEGMSHSTYYYPVAGGIQTMIDAISESIPSNNRYEGVEKIEFKDSKIYINKKEYDLVVNTIPLPELKKLILKLDENILNAIDNLKYNSVHSFLYPIDKENDYSWMYIPDKKIIPHRIVYQGNFAEENSPKGKSSITVEITKPELYTKEEMLENISNFLGLKNPIAENFTKYAYVIFDKHRKDNMSLIKDYFKNRNLILHGRFAEWEYPNMDICIKKSMNLAEFIMTESKNKMEK; encoded by the coding sequence ATGAGAATAGCTATTTTAGGTGGAGGACTTTCAGGTATTTCTTTATACGATATATTAAATAGAAAATATGGGATTGTTTCAGATATATATGAAAAAAACGATAAATTTGGAGGATTATGTAGAACAGAAATCATAGATGGTTATGTCTATGATCTTAGTGGAGGACATGTATTTAACTCAAAATATAAAGAGGTAAAAGAATATATTTTTGAGTTATTAGATAAATCAAATTGGCAATATTCAGAAAGAAAATCAAAGATTAAATTTGGCAGTCAAATAATAGATTATCCATTTGAATTTTCTCTATCAAAAGTAGATAAAGAAATTGCTGCAGATTGTATAGAAAGTTTATTTAAAAGAAATAATGAAATAAAGATCAATAGTTTTAAGGACGCTTTGGTAAAAAATTTTGGAGAAAAAATTTATGAATACTATCTGGGACCTTATAATGAAAAAATTTGGAAATTTTCACCTGCAGATATGGATTTTGATTGGATAGAGGGGAAACTTCCTTTTCCAAATGCAAGAGAAATATTAATTAAAACTTTAAATAAGGATACTAAAGAAGAGGGGATGTCTCATTCTACATATTACTACCCTGTAGCGGGAGGAATACAAACAATGATAGATGCAATTTCTGAGAGTATTCCTAGTAATAATAGGTATGAAGGAGTTGAAAAAATTGAATTTAAAGATTCAAAAATCTATATAAATAAAAAGGAGTATGATTTGGTAGTAAATACAATACCTCTTCCGGAATTAAAGAAATTGATATTAAAATTAGATGAAAATATATTGAATGCTATAGATAATCTCAAGTATAATTCGGTTCATTCTTTTCTTTACCCTATAGATAAAGAAAATGACTATTCATGGATGTACATACCGGATAAAAAGATTATACCACATAGAATTGTTTATCAAGGGAATTTTGCAGAAGAAAATAGCCCTAAAGGAAAGAGTAGTATAACAGTTGAAATAACAAAACCAGAGTTATATACTAAAGAAGAAATGTTAGAAAATATTTCAAATTTTTTAGGACTTAAAAATCCAATAGCCGAAAATTTTACAAAATATGCATATGTGATATTTGATAAGCATAGAAAAGATAATATGTCATTGATAAAAGATTATTTTAAAAATAGGAATTTAATTTTACATGGAAGATTTGCAGAGTGGGAGTATCCCAATATGGATATATGTATAAAAAAGTCTATGAATTTAGCAGAATTTATTATGACAGAATCTAAAAATAAGATGGAGAAATAG
- a CDS encoding glycosyltransferase family 2 protein: MREISIIIPTYNRAITLKKVINSYIIQKYVKELIIIDDGSKVEYKCLNKYINGLCEEKQIDYKYLRNKKNMGAAYCRNIGVKNSNYDYIFWGEDDVFLKEDYIERLVEEISENEIYCGAIIYDISLKKSLESQKSVIDKQRKSKKPIFDYKKMEGYFRVEGIKKQEIPFGHALILVPKSAYKGVKYYEGYDYNGYREESDAQVQMVQNGYKIYYNGNAVCYHMLRNEIEEKSGQHKGNWLKYEFFKLKNNFIFFNRYKSFFKIKYKNKSKIIASNYLFTLDVLKIILKKSVKSILMR, encoded by the coding sequence ATGAGGGAGATTTCAATAATAATACCAACTTATAATAGAGCTATAACTTTAAAAAAAGTAATTAATTCTTATATTATTCAAAAATATGTAAAAGAGTTAATTATAATTGATGATGGAAGTAAAGTTGAATATAAATGTTTAAATAAATATATAAATGGGTTATGTGAAGAAAAACAAATAGATTACAAATATTTAAGAAATAAAAAAAATATGGGAGCAGCATATTGTAGAAATATAGGAGTTAAAAATTCAAATTATGATTATATTTTTTGGGGTGAAGATGATGTATTCTTGAAAGAAGATTATATAGAAAGGTTAGTTGAAGAAATATCAGAAAATGAGATATATTGTGGAGCGATAATCTATGATATATCTTTAAAAAAGAGTTTAGAATCTCAAAAAAGTGTTATTGATAAGCAAAGAAAATCAAAAAAACCTATTTTTGATTATAAAAAAATGGAGGGGTATTTTAGAGTAGAAGGAATTAAAAAACAGGAAATACCTTTTGGACATGCGCTAATTTTAGTTCCTAAAAGTGCATATAAAGGTGTAAAATATTACGAAGGATATGATTATAATGGTTATAGAGAAGAAAGTGATGCACAAGTACAAATGGTACAAAATGGATATAAGATTTATTATAATGGGAATGCAGTTTGTTATCATATGTTAAGGAATGAAATTGAGGAAAAAAGTGGTCAGCATAAAGGGAATTGGTTAAAATATGAGTTTTTTAAATTGAAAAATAATTTTATATTTTTTAATAGATATAAATCATTTTTTAAAATAAAATATAAGAATAAATCTAAAATCATTGCTTCTAATTATTTATTTACTTTAGATGTTTTGAAAATAATTTTAAAAAAGAGTGTTAAATCAATTTTAATGAGGTGA
- a CDS encoding glycosyltransferase family 4 protein, translating into MNILIITPYKNYFGGVEIVNKELENIFTQEGHCVDYLTTDKKLKLNILQKVLFRIIGLPYITSLKFKKLSKKYDIIICNGEFSFGIKHPKCINVFHGSYKGYREYLSKELNWREKLSLMKLSYIQKLGSNGKIVIAVSDFIAKILKKQGIKVFKVIENGVDVNKFKPLNIEKVNEYIFVGGYRNNGYSKGFDVLEKIAQSDYKINCVTTRDPKGLLGYIGGNIENDLLPEIYNKHKMLIFPSRFEACSIVTVEAMACGLPIVISKVGIGEKLKNEIEEFVVETWNSEDYIKKIEKINKNYKYYSKLARDYAVKNYSKIKFKKNWLNLLEEINENKLED; encoded by the coding sequence ATGAATATACTTATTATTACTCCATATAAAAATTATTTTGGTGGAGTAGAAATTGTAAATAAAGAATTAGAAAATATATTTACTCAAGAAGGGCATTGTGTAGATTATTTAACAACGGATAAAAAGTTAAAATTAAATATTTTACAAAAAGTATTATTTAGAATAATAGGATTACCTTATATAACTAGTCTGAAATTTAAGAAGTTGTCAAAAAAATATGATATTATTATTTGTAATGGTGAATTTTCTTTTGGAATAAAACATCCGAAATGTATAAATGTTTTTCATGGCTCATATAAAGGATATAGAGAGTATTTATCAAAAGAATTAAATTGGAGAGAAAAACTAAGTTTAATGAAATTAAGTTATATACAAAAATTAGGAAGTAATGGCAAAATTGTTATAGCTGTATCTGATTTTATAGCTAAAATTTTAAAAAAACAAGGAATAAAAGTATTTAAAGTAATTGAAAATGGCGTTGATGTAAATAAATTTAAACCATTAAATATTGAAAAAGTTAATGAATATATTTTTGTTGGTGGATATAGAAACAATGGATATTCAAAAGGATTTGATGTATTAGAAAAAATTGCTCAATCAGATTATAAAATTAATTGTGTAACTACAAGAGATCCCAAAGGTTTATTAGGATATATAGGAGGAAATATAGAAAATGATTTGTTACCTGAAATTTATAATAAACATAAGATGCTTATATTTCCAAGTAGGTTTGAAGCTTGCTCAATTGTTACGGTAGAAGCAATGGCATGTGGATTGCCGATAGTAATAAGTAAAGTTGGGATAGGAGAAAAATTAAAAAATGAAATTGAAGAATTTGTAGTAGAAACTTGGAATTCAGAAGATTATATAAAAAAAATAGAAAAAATAAATAAGAATTATAAATATTACTCTAAGTTAGCAAGAGATTATGCTGTGAAGAATTATTCTAAAATAAAATTTAAAAAAAATTGGTTAAATCTATTGGAGGAAATAAATGAAAATAAATTGGAAGATTAA